The genome window GAACTTTTGGTTTTCCTTGCGTTCTCTATTAATTAGTTTTAAATTTGCATACTAAAAAATAACAACACACTACTAATGAGCAATACAATTACCACTACCGATTTTAATTTTCCGAATCAGAAATCAGTTTACCGCGGAAAAGTAAGAGAAGTTTATAATATCAATGACGATTTACTAGTAATGATAGCTACTGACAGGCTTTCTGCATTTGATGTTGTTCTGCCAAAAGGAATTCCTTACAAAGGCCAGATTCTAAATCAGATTGCTACCAAATTCATGGAATTGACTCAGGATATTGTACCAAACTGGTTAATTGCAACGCCGGATCCAAGTGTAGCTGTTGGTCATCTATGTGAGCCTTTCAAAGTAGAAATGGTGATTCGCGGTTATGTTTCAGGTCATGCAGCACGTGAATATGCAGCAGGAAGAAGACAAATCTGCGGTGTAACAATGGCAGAAGGACTGAAAGAAAATGATAAATTTCCAGAACCGATTATAACTCCGACTACTAAAGCAGATAATGGTTCTCATGATGAAGATATTTCACGTGAAGATATTTTGGCTAAAGGAATCGTTACGGAAGAAGATTATTTAGTTTTAGAAAAATATACCCGTGCTTTGTTTCAAAGAGGGACTGAAATCGCTGCAAGCCGTGGTTTGATTTTGGTTGATACCAAATATGAATTTGGAAAAACTAAAGACGGTGTGATTGTATTGATTGACGAAATTCATACTCCGGATTCTTCCCGTTATTTTTATTCTGAAGGATATGAGGAAAGACAGAAAAATGGTGAGGAACAAAAACAATTGTCCAAAGAGTTTGTGAGACGCTGGTTAATTCAAAATGGATTTCAAGGACAGGACGGGCAGCAGATTCCTGATATGACTGATGAGTATATCGAAACCGTTTCAGATAGATACATTGAATTGTATGAAAATATTATCGGTGAAAAATTTGTAAAAGCTGATATTTCAAGCATTAATGAAAGAATTGAGAAAAATGTTTTGGCTTATTTAGCACAAAGATAAAATTACATCAAATCGTAATATTGCGTTATTATAGAAAAACCATAATTCATCTAATTGAATTATGGTTTTTTTAGAGTCAATAATATTGTTCTTTTTTTTCTCAAAAAAAACTAAACCACTATGGACTGAAAGTCATAGATTTGGTTAGGCAGACTGAAAGTCTGCAAGGTTGGATTGCGAAAATTGATAAAATTTTGCCACAGATTCATAGATAAAAAATGATTTTAAAATCTGTGAATCTGTGGCAAATTTTTTTTAGAAGCTAAAGCGAGATGCACTGAAAGTGCATAGTTTTAAACTCTATTTGAGACCAATAAAAAAACTCTTCGTGGGAGAAGAGTTTAGTGATCTTATTTTTTAGTGATGTCTTCGAGAACCGCTTTGTTTTCGTAATTAATCACTTTGATTATAATCTGCTGATTTTTTCTTGTTCTGCCTTCTATGACGTAGAGTTTTCCTTTTTTGAATGGAATATTGCTTTTGTCAAAATCAACGTCTCCAAGTTTTAATGTGTTTTTGATATCGGTGGTGTCAATCCATTTTTGAGATAAAATGAGTGAGGCTTTATCAGAATAGTGAAAAGGTTTGTTTCTCAGATCATTTAAAACCCTGGAGTTTGGGAAATAATTGCAGCGGGTATCTTTTCCGCTGAAAATTGCAGCGACCACAAATAATCCCATAATTAACCCCACTAAATAGTATGCAAAACGATGTATGAAATTCATATATAATATTTATTGTTTTTTATTGGTCATATGAAATTTGCATAGTTACTTTTGGCATTAACAGCCTATTGAAGCTTATGCTCATCTTATATTTTAATTTCCGCAAAGGTATGGGAAAGTTTGTTTAAAAAACAATTAAATTAATGTCGTTATCCGGTAAATCAAACCAGTCGCCAATTGCTTTGTTGGTGAGAATTCCGTGATATAAGTAAACACCGTTTTTTAACCCTGAATTACATCGGATGGCGCTTTCGATACCACCGTCATCGGCAATCTGTAAAAGATAAGGTGTTATGATATTGCTTATGGAAAGCGATGCCGTTTTAGAATAACGGGAAGGAATATTAGGCACGCAATAATGCAATACATTGTGTTTTATATATGTTGGTTTTTCGTGAGTGGTCACTTCAGATGTTTCAAAACAGCCTCCAGTGTCGATGCTGATATCAACAATTACGGCACCTTTTTTCATGTGCTCGACCATTGTTTCTGTTACTACTACAGGACAGCGTTCCAATCCGCGCATGGCACCGATCGCAACATCGC of Flavobacterium marginilacus contains these proteins:
- a CDS encoding phosphoribosylaminoimidazolesuccinocarboxamide synthase; the protein is MSNTITTTDFNFPNQKSVYRGKVREVYNINDDLLVMIATDRLSAFDVVLPKGIPYKGQILNQIATKFMELTQDIVPNWLIATPDPSVAVGHLCEPFKVEMVIRGYVSGHAAREYAAGRRQICGVTMAEGLKENDKFPEPIITPTTKADNGSHDEDISREDILAKGIVTEEDYLVLEKYTRALFQRGTEIAASRGLILVDTKYEFGKTKDGVIVLIDEIHTPDSSRYFYSEGYEERQKNGEEQKQLSKEFVRRWLIQNGFQGQDGQQIPDMTDEYIETVSDRYIELYENIIGEKFVKADISSINERIEKNVLAYLAQR
- a CDS encoding DUF4258 domain-containing protein; this translates as MNFIHRFAYYLVGLIMGLFVVAAIFSGKDTRCNYFPNSRVLNDLRNKPFHYSDKASLILSQKWIDTTDIKNTLKLGDVDFDKSNIPFKKGKLYVIEGRTRKNQQIIIKVINYENKAVLEDITKK